The DNA sequence ATTTTTCTGGTATTTACAAGTGTTTCAGACCTTAGTTGATGAATACATTTGATTTTGATAATAAGAGTAATTTGGTAGTAGCTTTGTTCTAAATATATACAGTCTAATGAAAATTATGTAAATCTTAgacataaaatgaaaattacttttaacgaaaataaagttaaaaacagTATGTTTTGAGTTTGGTTGTGTTGGGAAaatctgtttttgtttttaaaaattaaaatatgtttgatcaTGAATTGTTTTGGAGGCTTTAAGAGTTATTATGTTTTGTGGGTATactgtaattatttttatttgatttttggaggattgttttagaaaatggagaatgttttataaatagaagtaaaattttaagaaagtattttaaaatatgtggAAACAAAGAGAACATAATGggaatatcttaaaattttaattaattattttaattgtttttattatttcccAAAAGCTTGTCTGTTCATTCATCCAAACAATTTTTCGAACCACATTAATAAGAAATCGAATAGCATGGCATAGCTGATTaactgttttttctttttcattttttttttctggggtGGGATTGGAAGGAGGATGTTCAATAATATTACAATCCGCCAACTAGAACAAGTGCATCCTTTCCAGAAATACATTGATCTTCGACAAACGGAATGGTCTTCCGCACCGTCAATTTCATCGGAACACCCCCTTTTCCTGCAATCCAATGGTGTATACTGAGTTTCAGaaattatgcaaaaaaaaataaaattgatattaacaGATGTTTTAAAGCTAAAAGAATTCAACCTTCAACCGTGTCATCATACTTCTCCTTGCAAATGGCAGCATAATGAGAACCGGTTAATTCCAGGAGTGCAAACTGCCAATTGCTTGTGAGGGTCTTGGGGTCATCTGATGATTCGACGATTATTTCGGATGCCTGAAAGAAATTGTAAAGGCGGGAAGCAATTAAAATGCTGAGTTTTGGTACCAAGGCCTAGATTTATCAGGATTTTGATTCTCGTTCATTCTCACTCCTAATCCCCGGGTACCAAGAGgtaaattgaaaataagaatttcTAACCCAAAAGGTCAAATAAGGGAGCATTTAGGATCCTACTACAGAATCTATGCCAAATTATAATCTAATCAATAACCTCTACCTAAAAATTTGGCAAACTAAGGCAATAAACATTGGGCCGATAACCCTTTCTGGGATGGAGAGCATGGGAAAAAAAAGACACATCCATGTACAAAAGTTCACTTCTGAAACAGTGAATGAGATAGAGAATGCGTATTGGTCAAGCATACATTTTGAACCAATTGGTTTTGTCTACCATTGGCTACTACTTCTGTTTGAAATTGTTAAGACAGAAAAATTATATGCCCCCCAGATTCAGCATCTTCCATACATTAGAGGCTAACAGGTTTAAAAGACCTTAAGTTTTGCTTGAAGGAAATTCGAGTTTGTAAGTTCACATTTATAATAAGTGAGAACTGTTTGAGGACTAGAAGCTCATTTTGGTTTAGATATTGCCCAGATCAAGGGTTTTAAATCTTATATGAAAGGAAAAACCTCCTGACTATGCAAGATGGTGTGGTGTGAGACGGTAACCCAAGAATGAGAGGAGGGCTCATCTAAAATTAGCCATCATCTACCTGACTCATATTTTGGAACTGACAATTTCTTTGTTCTTTGGGTCTCATTGGATTTCATCCCCCAAATCGTGATAACAAAGCATGCAGATGACAGATCACATTATAGTATTGTGGGTTGTTATGGCATATTCTGTAATTCAATTCTTGTCAGAAGAGGTCATGTGGCATACCTTGGAATTGGAATTCCCAGAAAGATGCAAGTGTCCTTTAGTAGCGGCTCTAAACCGGATAGTGAAGTTTTTGAAAGGTGCAGCCGAGAAGCCCCTTCCCAATGCTTTGACGTATGCCTCCTGGAAGTGAAACCATCTTTGTAAAACAAGGCTTGAGAAAGACACTATTCCAAACAATGAAAAGGAtgctatattttaattttgccACTCAACCATGAAAAATTATGCATTGCTCATTGTTCTCAATTTTACGAGGCATTATGAATATGCTACTATCTTGCATTGCTTCAAATCTCTCCTTCACTTGACATGCACATGAAATAAAATACTTCTAATTGTGAAGACAAAGTTAATAAACTTCACCtgtaatcattttttatgaagaatttTTGTAAGAGCAGTCAAGAATTTAGAATCTgggaaggaaaagaagagagaagaaaatgcaaaacAATCAAGgtagaaagaaatttaaaatgtcTTCAAGCCTAATGAAATGTTTCtcatcagaaaaaaaaataaaaaattgcatgAGCAAGTACTCAAATTCTCAGATAAATTTGTTTGGATGATCTGATTGAAAGATGATATAGAACATTTTTACTAGTGAAAATTGGCttcataaagattttttttttgatggatTAAGGTTAGATTGGcttaatttctaatcaaataATTGTACCTCGGTTTTCAAGTAGCGTCAAATTTTCTTCTGAGTctaaatatatatttggaaCATTGAGCCCAAGCTTTATGAATACATGAACTACCCACAACCAAaagtcttatttatttaaaataaaacctcACCTTGAGTgtccataattttaaaaattcctgcCGCTGAATTTCAGGGTCTGAAATAACAGATAAGGATTCCACTTCATGGGGGGAGAAGTACCGACGAGCAAACGACAATATATTGTTCTTTGTAGTCCGCTGCTTTTCCTCCACATCAATACCAATCTGTAATTAGAAAAGGGAATCCAACATTTTAGTAGATGTTTCATCAACAGCAACAACAACTTAAAACAGATACCAATCAGGTAACCCAATATAGTCACCACATAAGCTGAAAATGAATATGCAACACATGGAAGGATTAGAGTTGTACCGGTGAATCCAGAGTCACTCCACAGGCTATCAAAGAAGAAGTGTGTGAGATGTTGAAATGCAATGGTGGTGGGTTCCGATCATAATGATTTTGCCAATCTACCTGTTCATATATGGGGGGGAAGTTATAACAGAGAACATATTAAGACTCGAAAAtataagagaaggaaaaaagacaGAAAGTTAATGAGGAACATATTGAAAATCCACGAGGCATCCCGGTTCAAGAAAGGAAAACTAACCTCAGGCTTCCCGTAGATGTTTTTCCTAAACTTCAAGGATGTTGGACTAACTTGAGAATTAATCTGATCTAGCAAGAGACAATGTTATAAAGTAATCACTCAACCTCAGCAAACATTTCTTTTCcacataaataaatcaaaatggtATCTAGTGAAAAGAAAACATACAAGAAACCTAATAATGGAATTGTTGACAGTACTTTAGAACATTCAATGATTCAAAAGAATTTTATCATGATTTACACACATGCCATTTTTATTCAAAAGCTTTTTGTACTGTATCTGTTTCTCTATCTCTTAAGCTTGATCTTAGTGAGATTTTCGAGAAGGGTGGAGTAACCAGTCTGTTCTGCAGGGACAATTGTAGGACCCATCCTCCTGCATTTGCAACAAAGGTCTCAGTTCTTCTCAAGTTATGTTAGGAGTCACAGTGTACAATCCACCAGAACTCCACACCAAGAAAGCCAATAGTGATCCACATCAGAAAGCGATGTAGCCATGTCACTGCTTGATATGGACTATGGAGTCTATGGTAAGAGTCAAGTGAATTTTTCCAACATGGAAAATTGTAcatatcaaagaaaaatcaCAAATGGAGAATGCTTCTCCTTACTCCACTTTTTATAGGATAAAGTGCAATAAGACCATTATGgtcattttttgtatttgaaatgaaagaaaatgaagtggCTATAAAAGAAGAAGTAGATGAATTCTATCATGAAAATCTTCTTATATAACATTTCTCATAATAAAAACACAAAACGTAATCCAATATTTGATGTGGACAATggtcaaattaattatttaaatttcttaaaaggaCCAATtctattaatcaattaaccgattttaaaattgtatacCAGTGCCAATATCATTGAGAACAGAAGCACAAATGAGACAGTCTGAGTTGACAAACAGGTTTTATACACACAATGCTTTAGAATCCttgaaaaatatcatttttaaagtgcttgaatattatttttttaacaaatgtaGGAATCCATTGAACTAGAACTACTCATCGATAAATAGCCCATGGGCCATTTTTCAAATCCACGGAATAATCTCATTGATTCCTAACTTCCTATTAGGCTATTGCTTGCAGCAATGACAAATTCTCAGGTTTTCAAGCATAAAAGCTTCcttttaagttttctttttcttatggCCATTCGTGCAAAAATGTTTCAAGTCCCAAAACACCACAAAATAGGCATGTACATTTTAATAGCCTTTGATTTCATAGAcgcacaattttttttttacattgaacAGTCTTAACAGTGGAAAACTAATGGCGTTTGAAAACATGCATTTGCATGTCAACTTCAATGTTTTATAACATAATAAGATTTGGTATACTGAATAACCCATGCACACAgattacaataaaatataaataagatgttaataacatctaattTGCCAATAGAGAGGCAATTTTCTTCTTAAGTGCAACCCTAATGTAAGAaataaacagaaaaataaaataaaacaaaacaaaatcaagaaattttAGGGGAAAAAGAAAGGACATACATCTTGCAATGGTAGTGCGAACCAATGCACGGGCTAGCAGTGCACTCTTTTTAAGATTGTCTCCATGCATTCGAAGAACATTTTCTTTCTCACACGGCGATAAAATGTCCAAATATTGATTCAAGAGGGTTGCACTCTTCACTTCATCAGGTAAAATGTACCAAAAGTGGGTTTCCCTGCAAATAAAAGTAAACTGTTGATCATTGCTTTGGATACTAAAAGTCCTGGAAGAAAGAAGTAGGAATTTTGCATTAGATAATATGACAAGAACATATCCAAAATACAAAGTAATTGCATAAAAGTCCCACTTTGTGCTCATCAAACATATACAAAACAACAAGCCATAATAAAACACAAACCACAACCCAACCCACCCCACAACACCCAATCCAAATCAAATCCCACCAACCATaaacccaaaaaataataataataataataataataataataatgataataataataaaagattgcATCTCATACATAGAAAACAAGATGCATCATAAAAGAGCACTTGAAATGGTGCataacaaataaagaaatattaaagCTAAGCTGTACATTCGAGATGGAAGCTGTACAGGGACCAGAGCAgatgaagaaaaagagaaattcCTTTGGAAGCAATGTATCTTCATTGTAAAACTTGCCATGTGCAGAAATGAGAACATATACACCGTCTTCTAGACCATTCTTTCACAACAACGTCGTCAAAGTACTGCTACAAGGCTAAATAGAGCAGAAACCTGCAATACAAGAAGATAATCATGCCATGACACAAcaaaaaatatgtaataaagCAACCTAAGTATTATATAGACAACTAAGACAAGCATCTAACTTTCGGACCAAAGTAAAACCAGTGGAGCAGCCCCCGCAGAAGTCAAGTAGAACACACAACAAAGATGTATCAAAATGTGTATGCCATATACTCGATGTTCCTATGGAATATGACAACAACGGATTTGAGACAAAGGAATAGGAAATAGTGCATATTGTGCCTGTGCATGTagattttcaagttttttgttCCATTCTTTTCTACTCAAGAGTAAGATCTCCATCTCTTACTATTAGGTTGCAAGATTCTGAACAGATAtccaagaaaaaacaaaaataaatatatacaaatatgaTAATTGGCCAGTAACTGGAAGAAGGCTCATAAAACATTCATTGTTGGCTTAATAGAGTAATGGCTGGAATTCATTAACAGGGACAAGCAATTGTGTATTTTTCACAGAACATAACAGAAAAACCACCAATCAAATGCATATACACTAAGTATAAAC is a window from the Vitis riparia cultivar Riparia Gloire de Montpellier isolate 1030 chromosome 9, EGFV_Vit.rip_1.0, whole genome shotgun sequence genome containing:
- the LOC117922342 gene encoding 4'-phosphopantetheinyl transferase-like isoform X2; the protein is MAYQINSQVSPTSLKFRKNIYGKPEVDWQNHYDRNPPPLHFNISHTSSLIACGVTLDSPIGIDVEEKQRTTKNNILSFARRYFSPHEVESLSVISDPEIQRQEFLKLWTLKEAYVKALGRGFSAAPFKNFTIRFRAATKGHLHLSGNSNSKASEIIVESSDDPKTLTSNWQFALLELTGSHYAAICKEKYDDTVEGKGGVPMKLTVRKTIPFVEDQCISGKDALVLVGGL
- the LOC117922342 gene encoding 4'-phosphopantetheinyl transferase-like isoform X1, which translates into the protein MFSFLHMASFTMKIHCFQRNFSFSSSALVPVQLPSRMETHFWYILPDEVKSATLLNQYLDILSPCEKENVLRMHGDNLKKSALLARALVRTTIARYQINSQVSPTSLKFRKNIYGKPEVDWQNHYDRNPPPLHFNISHTSSLIACGVTLDSPIGIDVEEKQRTTKNNILSFARRYFSPHEVESLSVISDPEIQRQEFLKLWTLKEAYVKALGRGFSAAPFKNFTIRFRAATKGHLHLSGNSNSKASEIIVESSDDPKTLTSNWQFALLELTGSHYAAICKEKYDDTVEGKGGVPMKLTVRKTIPFVEDQCISGKDALVLVGGL